The following coding sequences are from one Myxococcus guangdongensis window:
- a CDS encoding class I SAM-dependent methyltransferase, translated as MADPQGIHGNGGDDAAPQAEVGMFANRLRKGSKHFRRWARAQGLTAFRVYDRDIPEYPYAIDLYGDCVHVTEYPRRKALKSGTAETQREEVLAAVTQVLETPAERVFVKTHTPQPWGRAQYGRVGEGSGRLVVEERGLKFWVNLGDYLDTGLFMDHRDTRQRVREEVRGKRFLNLFAYTGAFTVYAAAGGAASTVTVDLSNTYLDWAEDNLDLNGLANARHELVRGDAKAWVEAQARGPERYDVIVCDPPSFSTSKKMTGSFNVQRDHVRMLDALRTLLSPGGVLYFSNNFLGFQLDAKATRGWKSVEELTPGSIPEDFQRKDIHRCWRMVAP; from the coding sequence ATGGCTGACCCACAAGGTATTCACGGCAACGGCGGCGACGACGCGGCACCCCAGGCGGAGGTCGGCATGTTCGCCAACCGGCTGCGCAAGGGCTCGAAGCACTTCCGCAGGTGGGCTCGCGCCCAGGGGCTGACGGCCTTTCGCGTCTATGACCGGGACATTCCCGAGTACCCCTATGCCATCGACCTCTACGGCGACTGCGTGCACGTCACCGAGTACCCGCGCCGCAAGGCCCTCAAGTCCGGCACCGCCGAGACGCAGCGCGAGGAGGTCCTCGCCGCGGTGACGCAGGTGCTTGAGACACCCGCCGAGCGCGTGTTCGTGAAGACGCACACACCCCAGCCCTGGGGCCGCGCGCAGTACGGCCGCGTGGGCGAGGGCAGCGGGCGGCTCGTCGTCGAGGAGCGCGGCCTGAAGTTCTGGGTCAACCTGGGCGACTACCTGGACACCGGCCTCTTCATGGACCACCGCGACACGCGCCAGCGCGTCCGCGAGGAGGTCCGGGGCAAGCGCTTCCTCAACCTCTTCGCGTACACGGGTGCGTTCACCGTCTACGCCGCGGCCGGCGGCGCCGCGAGCACCGTGACGGTGGACCTGTCCAACACGTACCTCGACTGGGCCGAGGACAACCTGGACCTCAATGGCCTCGCCAACGCGCGCCACGAGCTGGTCCGCGGGGACGCCAAGGCCTGGGTGGAAGCCCAGGCCCGAGGCCCCGAGCGCTACGACGTCATCGTCTGCGACCCGCCCTCCTTCTCCACCTCGAAGAAGATGACGGGCTCGTTCAACGTGCAGCGCGACCACGTGCGCATGCTGGACGCGCTCCGGACGCTGCTGTCGCCCGGAGGCGTCCTCTACTTCTCCAACAACTTCCTCGGCTTCCAACTGGACGCCAAGGCGACGCGCGGCTGGAAGTCCGTGGAGGAGCTCACCCCCGGCTCCATCCCCGAGGACTTCCAGCGCAA
- a CDS encoding UdgX family uracil-DNA binding protein (This protein belongs to the uracil DNA glycosylase superfamily, members of which act in excision repair of DNA. However, it belongs more specifically to UdgX branch, whose founding member was found to bind uracil in DNA (where it does not belong), without cleaving it, appears to promote DNA repair by a pathway involving RecA, rather than base excision.), which yields MPKRPSVQTTAAPLIPESPTYDKLREAASACQACPLWKTGTQTVFGEPVGRPGPGPRVMLVGEQPGDQEDREGRPFVGPSGRLLDEALEEAGIDRSQVYVTNTVKHFKWTGEGKRRIHAKPNTTEVRACLPWLEAEIQVFRPDLLVCLGATAAQALLGKDFRVTQQRGHPIPSDWAPIVVATVHPSSILRAPDPEARARQREAFVEDLRAVARLIREASSGRAGEDAHAPM from the coding sequence ATGCCCAAGCGTCCCTCCGTCCAGACCACCGCGGCCCCACTCATCCCTGAGTCTCCGACGTACGACAAGCTCCGAGAGGCCGCATCGGCCTGTCAGGCGTGTCCCTTGTGGAAGACGGGCACGCAAACCGTGTTCGGCGAGCCGGTGGGGAGGCCCGGTCCGGGCCCCAGGGTGATGCTGGTGGGGGAGCAGCCGGGAGACCAGGAGGACCGCGAGGGCAGGCCCTTCGTGGGGCCGTCCGGCAGGCTGCTGGACGAGGCGCTGGAGGAGGCCGGCATCGACCGCTCGCAGGTGTACGTCACCAACACGGTGAAGCACTTCAAGTGGACGGGGGAGGGCAAGCGCCGCATCCACGCGAAGCCGAACACGACGGAGGTGCGCGCGTGCCTGCCGTGGCTCGAGGCGGAGATCCAGGTGTTCCGCCCCGACCTCCTCGTGTGCCTGGGGGCCACCGCGGCGCAGGCGCTGCTCGGCAAGGACTTCCGCGTGACGCAGCAGCGGGGGCACCCGATTCCCTCTGATTGGGCGCCCATCGTCGTGGCCACGGTGCACCCATCCTCCATCCTGCGTGCGCCGGACCCGGAGGCCCGGGCGCGGCAGCGCGAGGCGTTCGTGGAGGACCTGCGCGCGGTGGCGCGGCTCATCCGTGAGGCGTCCTCGGGCAGGGCAGGGGAGGACGCGCACGCGCCGATGTGA
- a CDS encoding crotonase/enoyl-CoA hydratase family protein — MSVRTEKNGPVTTVVLHRPEVRNAVDGATAQLLADAFRAFDADTESRVGVLYGDGGTFCAGADLKAVSEGRMPRLQMDGDAPMGPSRMVLSKPVIAAISGHAVAGGLELALWCDLRVVEEDAVLGVFCRRWGVPLIDGGTVRLPRLIGLSRALDLILTGRPVSAQEALAMGLVNRVVPKGHAREAAEALAREVAAFPQACMNADRASAYAQGGFPQEEALRQEFIRGVKVLESESVPGATRFAQGAGRHGKFE, encoded by the coding sequence ATGAGCGTGCGCACCGAGAAGAACGGCCCCGTCACCACCGTCGTCCTCCACCGCCCCGAGGTGCGCAACGCCGTGGACGGCGCCACCGCGCAGCTGCTCGCGGACGCCTTCCGCGCGTTCGACGCAGACACGGAGTCGCGAGTCGGCGTCCTCTACGGCGATGGAGGCACCTTCTGCGCGGGCGCGGACCTCAAGGCCGTCTCGGAAGGGCGCATGCCGCGCCTCCAGATGGACGGCGATGCCCCCATGGGGCCCTCGCGCATGGTGCTGAGCAAGCCCGTCATCGCGGCCATCAGCGGCCACGCCGTCGCCGGGGGCCTGGAGCTCGCGCTGTGGTGCGATTTGCGCGTCGTCGAGGAGGACGCGGTGCTCGGCGTCTTCTGTCGGCGCTGGGGCGTGCCGCTCATCGACGGCGGCACCGTGCGCCTGCCCCGGCTCATCGGGTTGTCCCGGGCCCTGGACCTCATCCTCACCGGGCGCCCCGTGTCCGCCCAGGAGGCGCTGGCCATGGGACTGGTCAACCGCGTGGTGCCCAAGGGCCACGCCCGTGAGGCCGCCGAGGCGCTCGCCCGGGAGGTGGCCGCCTTCCCCCAAGCCTGCATGAACGCGGACCGCGCCTCCGCCTACGCCCAGGGTGGGTTCCCCCAGGAAGAAGCACTGCGTCAGGAGTTCATCCGGGGCGTCAAGGTGCTGGAGTCCGAGTCCGTCCCGGGGGCCACCCGCTTCGCCCAGGGGGCCGGGCGGCACGGGAAGTTCGAGTAA
- a CDS encoding cystathionine gamma-synthase gives MRFDTLAIHAGQEPDPTTGAIMTPVYLTSTYVQDGPGEHKGYEYSRTQNPTRKALQDCLAALEGAKYGAAFASGLAGTDMLMHMLDHGDHVIVSDDVYGGTFRLFDKVYKRCGLNFSFVDLSQPGAFEKAITPKTKMVWVETPTNPMLKLIDLAAIAQVAKKHNILAVADNTFMTPYFQRPLDLGFDVVAHSTTKYLNGHSDVVGGFVCTSRDDVAERMYFLQNAVGGVSGAFDSFLVLRGVKTLHVRMDRHAHNAMKVAQYLATHPKVKKVTYPGLETHPQHALAKQQMTGFGGMLTFDIHGGLESARTFLKTVKVFACAESLGGVESLIEHPAIMTHASVPKETREKLGIADGFIRLSVGIEDSRDLIDDLAQALDAAK, from the coding sequence ATGCGCTTCGACACCCTCGCCATTCATGCCGGCCAGGAGCCGGACCCCACGACGGGCGCCATCATGACCCCCGTCTACCTGACCTCCACCTACGTCCAGGACGGGCCGGGGGAACACAAGGGCTACGAGTACAGCCGTACGCAGAACCCCACCCGCAAGGCGCTCCAGGATTGTCTGGCCGCGCTCGAGGGCGCGAAGTACGGCGCCGCCTTCGCCTCCGGCCTCGCGGGCACCGACATGTTGATGCACATGTTGGATCACGGTGACCACGTCATCGTCTCCGACGACGTGTACGGCGGCACCTTCCGCCTGTTCGACAAGGTCTACAAGCGCTGCGGCTTGAACTTCTCCTTCGTCGACCTGTCCCAGCCGGGCGCCTTCGAGAAGGCGATTACGCCGAAGACGAAGATGGTGTGGGTGGAGACCCCCACCAACCCGATGTTGAAGCTCATCGACCTGGCCGCCATCGCGCAGGTCGCCAAGAAGCACAACATCCTCGCCGTCGCCGACAACACGTTCATGACGCCGTACTTCCAGCGCCCGCTGGACCTCGGCTTCGACGTGGTGGCGCACTCCACCACCAAGTACCTCAATGGACACAGCGACGTGGTGGGCGGCTTCGTCTGCACCAGCCGCGATGACGTGGCCGAGCGGATGTACTTCCTCCAGAACGCGGTGGGCGGCGTGTCCGGCGCCTTCGACAGCTTCCTCGTGCTGCGCGGCGTGAAGACGCTCCACGTCCGCATGGACCGCCACGCGCACAACGCGATGAAGGTGGCCCAGTACCTGGCCACGCACCCGAAGGTGAAGAAGGTCACCTACCCGGGCCTGGAGACGCACCCGCAGCACGCGCTCGCCAAGCAGCAGATGACGGGCTTCGGCGGCATGCTGACGTTCGACATCCACGGCGGCCTCGAGTCGGCGCGCACCTTCCTCAAGACGGTGAAGGTCTTCGCGTGCGCCGAGTCGCTCGGCGGCGTCGAGTCCCTCATCGAGCACCCGGCCATCATGACCCACGCCTCCGTGCCCAAGGAGACGCGCGAGAAGCTCGGCATCGCCGACGGCTTCATCCGCCTGTCCGTGGGCATCGAGGACTCGCGGGACCTCATCGATGACCTGGCCCAGGCGCTCGACGCGGCGAAGTAG
- a CDS encoding metallophosphoesterase codes for MSNRPSLSACLLGVLCSAASGCDEPLSANDKSAPVETPAPEAAVVAGTPLTAPDCRILTTQLATASGDDGEGSVAANSQDDDVSTRWSGPGVGAFLTMDLGTSQSIAGVAVAWHRGNERQNHFVLSTSMDGVSFTQALAGDSALNTQAQAYAFSTRQARYVRIIVNGNTVNDWASITEARACGERTVPPAPMADSGPVLPRLPYLQSVGPTSALIAFRSGVSCTPFVRFGDGSLLARTATATVAGWRHVVKLEGLQPGQSYGYSVEACGSVTGLRTFRTASAPGTPRVRFTTMGDFGTGGSAQSKVMAVMNKPEWRGELLVALGDNAYASGTDQEFQDRMFKPMAALLREVPVFPVLGNHEYVTDQGQPYLDNFYLPANNPAKSERYYSFDWGNVHFVALDSNCAIGMASSDRCSPSAQQAWAEQDLSASKLPWKVVFFHHPAWSSGEHGSQLTVRRAYAPMFEKHGVDLVLMGHDHNYERSKPMKGDAVAPSGTRGIPYVVVGSGGATLRSFPSSQPSWTALRDNQVYGFMDVTVDGGTLTARLITSTGTVRDTLTLTKTLPTTWLTSTKKLESLESVPGPIDDPARMPELLRARPPLPPADRLEDVADAPEPPVRGAAEVP; via the coding sequence ATGAGCAACCGACCGAGTCTCTCCGCTTGCCTGCTGGGCGTGCTGTGTTCGGCCGCCTCCGGCTGTGACGAGCCCCTCTCCGCCAACGACAAGTCCGCCCCCGTCGAGACGCCCGCCCCCGAGGCCGCCGTCGTCGCGGGCACTCCGCTGACCGCGCCCGACTGCCGCATCCTCACCACGCAGCTCGCGACGGCGAGTGGCGATGACGGCGAGGGCAGCGTCGCCGCGAATTCTCAGGACGACGATGTGTCGACGCGCTGGAGCGGGCCGGGCGTAGGCGCGTTCCTCACGATGGACCTGGGCACCTCTCAGTCCATCGCGGGTGTCGCCGTGGCCTGGCACCGCGGCAACGAGCGACAGAACCACTTCGTCCTCTCCACGTCGATGGATGGCGTGAGCTTCACGCAGGCCCTCGCGGGCGACAGCGCGCTGAACACCCAGGCGCAGGCGTATGCGTTCAGCACGCGTCAGGCGCGCTACGTGCGCATCATCGTGAATGGGAACACGGTGAACGACTGGGCCTCCATCACCGAGGCGCGAGCGTGCGGTGAGCGCACGGTGCCGCCCGCGCCCATGGCGGACTCGGGGCCCGTGTTGCCGCGCCTGCCGTACCTCCAGAGCGTGGGCCCCACGAGCGCCCTCATCGCGTTCCGCTCGGGCGTGTCGTGCACGCCCTTCGTGCGCTTCGGTGACGGCTCGTTGCTGGCGCGCACGGCCACGGCCACCGTCGCGGGCTGGCGTCACGTGGTGAAGCTGGAGGGGCTGCAGCCGGGACAGTCCTATGGCTACAGCGTGGAGGCGTGTGGCTCCGTCACGGGACTTCGGACGTTCCGCACGGCGTCGGCTCCGGGGACGCCGCGCGTGCGCTTCACGACGATGGGCGACTTCGGCACGGGCGGCTCCGCGCAGTCGAAGGTGATGGCGGTGATGAACAAGCCCGAGTGGCGCGGGGAGCTCCTCGTCGCGCTGGGGGACAATGCCTACGCGTCCGGCACGGACCAGGAGTTCCAGGACCGGATGTTCAAGCCCATGGCGGCGCTGCTGCGCGAGGTGCCGGTGTTCCCCGTGCTGGGCAATCACGAGTACGTGACGGACCAGGGCCAGCCCTACCTGGACAACTTCTACCTGCCGGCGAACAACCCCGCGAAGAGCGAGCGCTACTACTCGTTCGACTGGGGCAACGTGCACTTCGTGGCGCTCGACTCCAACTGCGCCATCGGCATGGCGTCCTCGGACCGATGCTCGCCGTCGGCGCAGCAGGCGTGGGCGGAGCAGGACCTGTCGGCGAGCAAGCTGCCGTGGAAGGTCGTCTTCTTCCATCACCCGGCCTGGTCCAGCGGCGAGCACGGCTCACAGCTCACCGTGCGTCGCGCCTATGCGCCGATGTTCGAGAAGCACGGCGTGGACCTGGTGCTCATGGGGCATGACCACAACTACGAGCGCAGCAAGCCGATGAAGGGCGACGCGGTGGCGCCGTCGGGCACGCGCGGCATCCCCTACGTCGTGGTCGGCAGCGGTGGCGCGACGCTGCGCTCCTTCCCGAGCAGCCAGCCCTCGTGGACGGCGCTGCGTGACAACCAGGTGTACGGCTTCATGGATGTCACCGTGGACGGAGGCACATTGACGGCGCGGCTCATCACCTCCACGGGCACCGTGCGCGACACCCTCACGCTCACGAAGACGCTGCCGACGACGTGGCTGACGTCGACGAAGAAGCTGGAGTCGCTGGAGTCGGTGCCAGGGCCCATCGACGACCCGGCCCGCATGCCGGAGCTCCTGCGGGCCCGACCTCCGCTGCCCCCCGCGGACCGGCTGGAGGACGTGGCCGATGCGCCCGAGCCGCCCGTGCGCGGCGCGGCGGAGGTCCCGTAG